One Pantoea eucalypti genomic region harbors:
- a CDS encoding NAD(P)-dependent alcohol dehydrogenase, with product MNITHAYAAQDAKSKLAPFDFKPRELRAHDVQLEVLFCGVCHSDLHQARNEWKNTIFPVVPGHEIVGRVTAVGPQTQKYKVGDLVGVGCMVDSCRSCPSCQQGLEQYCENGFVGTYNGEDRETGAITYGGYSTSMVVDESFVLRIPENLELAGVAPLLCAGITTYSPLRHWNVGPGKKVGIVGLGGLGHMGVKIAHAMGAHVVLFTTSPSKIEDGKRLGADEVVISKDPEQMAQHANSFDFILNTVAAQHDLNPFITLLKLDGNMTLVGAPEHDHPAPQVFNLIFKRRSIAGSLIGGIAETQEMLDFCGEHGITSDIELIAMDQINEAYERMLKSDVKYRFVIDINTLREQPAA from the coding sequence ATGAATATTACGCATGCGTATGCTGCTCAGGATGCAAAATCCAAACTGGCACCGTTCGATTTTAAGCCGCGTGAGCTGCGCGCCCATGACGTTCAGCTTGAAGTGCTGTTCTGTGGCGTTTGCCACTCAGACCTGCACCAGGCCCGTAATGAGTGGAAAAACACCATTTTCCCTGTGGTTCCGGGTCATGAAATTGTCGGTCGCGTGACCGCTGTTGGCCCGCAGACGCAGAAATATAAAGTCGGCGATCTGGTCGGCGTCGGCTGTATGGTCGATTCATGCCGCAGCTGTCCGAGCTGTCAGCAGGGTCTGGAGCAGTATTGTGAAAACGGCTTTGTCGGCACCTATAACGGCGAAGATCGTGAAACCGGCGCCATTACCTACGGCGGTTACTCAACGTCGATGGTGGTTGATGAGAGCTTTGTGCTGCGCATTCCGGAGAACCTGGAGCTGGCGGGCGTTGCACCGCTGCTGTGTGCCGGTATCACCACCTACTCACCACTGCGTCACTGGAATGTCGGTCCTGGCAAGAAAGTGGGTATCGTCGGTTTAGGCGGCCTGGGTCATATGGGCGTGAAAATTGCCCATGCAATGGGCGCACATGTGGTGCTGTTCACCACCTCGCCGTCCAAAATTGAAGATGGCAAACGTCTGGGTGCCGATGAAGTGGTGATTTCTAAAGATCCAGAGCAGATGGCGCAGCACGCGAACAGCTTTGACTTCATTCTGAACACCGTGGCTGCTCAGCACGATCTCAACCCGTTCATCACCCTGCTGAAACTGGACGGCAACATGACGCTGGTCGGTGCACCGGAGCACGATCACCCGGCACCACAGGTGTTTAACCTGATCTTCAAGCGTCGCAGCATCGCCGGTTCACTGATTGGCGGCATCGCAGAAACCCAGGAGATGCTCGATTTCTGTGGTGAGCATGGCATTACGTCAGACATTGAACTGATCGCGATGGATCAGATTAACGAAGCCTATGAGCGCATGCTGAAAAGCGATGTGAAATACCGCTTTGTTATCGACATCAATACCCTGCGCGAGCAGCCTGCCGCGTAA